The stretch of DNA GGCATCTAGACAAGGTATCATGGCCGGTCGGGACCGGGACCGGTCGCTTCGCGGCTCGATACAAGAACCGGAAACTGAAAACCGGGAACCCAAAATGCTTCAACGCGGCCAGCCGCTAGCGCTCCAGCTTGCGCAGCTTCTGCAGGGAGCGCAATTCCCGCGGAGGATCGAGGCGTTGCCCCACGATCGTCCACGAGACTTCCCCGACGTAGAGATCGCCGCGCGAATCCAGCGCGAGGCCGTGGGGCGCGATGAACTGTCCCGGCGCCTCTCCACCGCGGATGTCTCCCAGGCGCGCAAGCCGCCGGCCGCGCTTGTCGTAGATGTCGATCCGGTTGCCCAGATTCGGGCAGTCCTTGTTGACGCCCATCCCCGGGCCCAGCTCGCCGACGTAGCAGATCGGGTCGGGCTTCGTCGTGTCCATGTACAGAGCGCACGGCCGGTGCATGTTATTCCATTGTGTCTCGTAGCGCCCGTTGCCGTCGAAAACCTGAATACGGTGATTTTCCCGATCGGCGACGTAAACCCAGCCGTCGCGGTCGGTGCAAATGTTGTGCACGATGTTGAACTGCCCCGGGTCGCATCCCGGCTCGCCCCACGACAGCAGCCACTTCCCGTCGGGGGAGTACTTGTGCACCCGCGAGTTGCCGTAGCCGTCGGAGACGTAGATGTCGCCTTGCGGCGAGAAGGCCACGTGCGTGCAGCGGTTGAACGGCTCGCCGCTCTGGTATGGGGCCGGCCTGCCGGGAACGCCCAGGGTTAGAAGGATCTTTCCGTCGAGCGTCCACTTCCGGACCGTGTGATCGCCGTCGTCCGTGAGAAAGACCGTGTCGTCCGGTCCCATGGTCAGCCCGTGCGCGCGCTTGAAGACTCCTTCTCCCCACGACGTGAGAAAATTTCCTTCCCGGTCGAACACGATCACCGGGTGAGCCCCTCTGGTAAAGACATATACCCGGTCTTTTCCGTCGACGCCCACCGCGGCGACCTCCCGGAAACTCCACCCGTCGGGGAGCTTCCCCCAGCCTTCGACGACCTCGTAGCGAAATTCCCCGCTCCCGAGAACGACGCTCATAGCACCTCCGTTCGGTTCGAAACCTCCGGACGCAACGCGTTGCCGGCTCCACCCCGAGGAATCTCCGAGCCTCGACCGCCCAGATCCATATCACGATTTGCCGGCCGCTGGTATAATGCGGCGCCATGAATTTTTCCGCCATCGTCCTTTACGCCCTCGCGGCGATCTGCCAGACCTCGGGTTCCTCCGGCGCCGCCATGCTGGCGCCTTTTTTCATGAAAGAGCACGGCTATCCGCTCGCGCTCGTCGGAATCCCGCTGGTCGCAAACGGCGTCGGCCGGGTTTGCTCCGACCTTCTGTCCGGCTTCATGGCGAGCTACTTCAGCTCCGGCGCGTTGCTCGTGGCGTCCATGGCGCTCGCGCTTCTCACGAGCGCCCTCGGCTATTTTTTCCTCGACCTCATGCCGGTCTTTCTCGGGGCATGGACCGTTTTCGGCTTGACCGAGGCGATGTTCGCGCTGTCGCTGAGAAAGATCGGCTTCGATCTGGCTCCCGCGGAGCGGCAGGGTCGCGTCCAGGGGCAGCTGGCGGCCGCTCTCGGGATCGGTTTTACGATGGGCCCTCTTCTGGGCGGCTTCGTCGGGAATCGGCTCGGGCCCGACGCGCTTTTTCTCCTCTACGGAACGCCGCAGATGCTGGGGCTGGCGCTCGTGCTCGCGGCCGGGGCCCATCGGTATCGAAAGGCTTCGCGCCCTTCCGCGGCCCCGCTGTGGCAGGAAGGGCTCGGCCTCCTCAAAAGCCCTCCCTTCATCGCCTCCTGCCTGGCGATCTTCCAGTGCTTCCTGTTTCTCGTCGGCGTTACTCGGGTGGCGTTCCCGTTTCTCGCGCTGAACCATCGCGGGATCGGCCTCGAGGCCATCGGCGCGATGGTATCGATCTCGCGACTGACCGACACCCTCGGCCGTTACACGGGCGGCTGGCTCTCCGATCGGATACAGGCCGCGAGGGTGATCCTCATGGGGATCTCTCTCGGAATTCCCGCGCTCGCCCTGCAAGCCTACGGCGAGAGCTATCTGGCGCTGCTTTCGCCTCTCGCGCTCCTCACGCTCGGGTTCGGCTTCACCAACGTCGGCTCCACCACGCTGGCGCTGCAGGTCGCGCCCGCCGGCGCCAAAGGGCTGGGCCTCGGCCTTTCGCGCGCCGCGACCTCGGCGGGTCAGATGCTCGGGCCGCTGCTCTGCGGATGGCTGATCGAGCGCGCCGGCTACGAGCGCGGATTCCAGTGGATGGCGCTGATCACGGCGTTTGTTCTGTTCGCCTCCTGGCGCGGTTTGCGGGCGGCGGGGCACGGCGAGCCGGTTCCGTAAGGCGCCTCCCGGAACCGCGCGTGCGGCTCAGATCTTGAGCTGCTCGCCGGTCGTGAGCTCGCGGAGCAGGTCCAGCGGATTCTCGCCGTCGGCGCCGCGGCGGTTTCGTTCGGCCCGCCACCCGTCCAGATAGTCCAGCACTTCCTGCTCGGAGACCACGTCAGCGTATTTCTGGTTCATGTCGAACAGGTTGATCGCGTGGCAGGCTTCGTGACGGTCGAAGACCCCCTCCTCGACCACGATCATGCGAAAACGATGGGTGGTGCCGTCGACGACGCTCGCGCGCACGCAGCCGCTCGTGCTCTCGCCCACCGTGATGATGGTGTCGACATCCAGGAACCTCAGGTGGCCGACCAGCGGAGTCCCCCAGAAAGCGCTCGGCGACACTTTTCTGAGCACCGTCTCTCCCGGCAACGGCTTGACCTCGTCGACGATGTCGAACTTGCGCCGGATGCGGTCCAGCTGCTCCGGAGTCATGTTCGAGCGCTTCGCTTCCCTGCGAAACGACCATCCTTCGATGCCCACGCCGTCCAGCCCGGTGATATGAATGATCGGAATGCCGACCTCGCGCGCCTTGGCCAGCACTCTCTGGATGTGCGGCAAAGCGTTCCATCCCGCGAGCCCGCAGCTCCCGGGCCAGGTCTTGATCGCCTCGAGCAACGGTTCGGGCTTGTCGCCGAATACCCAGCGGTAAAGGTCGATCAAGAGCAACGCCGGCCGGTTTCCGAACCCGATTCTTTTCGGCTCCCGGGACTGAAGCGAGGCCTTGTCCTGCTCCGTAAGAAAACGATCCCAAACGCGCTCCGGCATAATCACCTCCGCGGTCTCTTCGTAGTGCCGAAGCCGAAGCCTAACCCCGAACCCCTTGCGGTGTCAATTCAGCGTACCGTTGCACGGTTGCATCCTGAACGATGCAATGATTCCTCCCGGGTTGACCGGCTCGGTACGGCGGCGCCCGGGAGCGCTCCAATCCGGGATCAGGATTCCTCATTTCGCCGGATGGACTCTTCGTCACCGCCTGTCAGGTGATGAAATATTGCCTGCCCCCAGAAAGGGAGACCGCCCGCTTCGGCACGGGCCTGGGCCGCCCCTTCGAGCGGCCGCGCACGCGTTACAAGGCCCGCGACGGCGCGCGCGAACACGAGATCGAAATCGCCTCTTATCTCCGGGAGGCCGATTCCACGCCTGCGATCGTTCTCCTCCCGAGGAGAACGCCTCTCGACCTTGGAAAAAGCGTCGTGAACTGGCGCCATCCTGTCGACCGCGATAGAATTCTGGGCCGGTCCCCGGGCGAAGCGGGCAACGCGCTCGCGTTTCTTGCCCCGGCGCGCGCATCGGCGATATACTCCGGCGACGGAGGGTTTATGGAGCCGTTGATCGCCGTCGATCTCAAGCGTCTCGTCGACAACGTCAAGTCCGCAGGCCAGAGCCGCCGCGTGATCTGGCAGGATTCGGAGACGATCGCCTTCCTCAGCCGGGGCCGCAAGGAGCGCCGTGACTTTCACGTCGATCCGAGCGACGAGGTGACCCTCCAGCTGAGCGGCATTCAGCGGCTGGTTTATCTTTCGGCCGAGGGCAGGCAGGAAACCGCGACCATCGAGGCCGGGCAAATGCTGCTTTGTCCCGCCGGAGTCCCGCACTCTCCTCGGGTCGAGGGCGACTCCTGGTTTATCGTCTTCGAGCGCAAACGAAAGCCGGGCGAGCGCGACTCCTTCATCTGGTTTTGCGATCGCTGCGGCAACAAGATCTACGAGGTTGCCGTCGAAGTGGGGGACTATCGCCTCGACCCTGTTTCCACCGTCCACCGGACGTTTTACGGCGACGAAAGGCTTCGCACCTGCGGCTCTTGCGGCTACGTCGTGCCGGTTCCGCCGGCCTGACCGCCCGGAGAGAGGACGAGCATGGCGAATCGCTACGCGGAGAAGATATTCGCTCTGGCAAGGGCCTACCGCGACGCCGAGGCGGAGGTGGTCTCCGCTTTCTTCTCCCGGCGGAGGAGCCGGCGCGAGCATCTTCGCTGGCTCAAGGCTCAGGCTTACAAGGAATACTCGGCCATCCGGCCGATCTTCACGGCGGTGGCTTCTCTCTATCCCGAAGTGGGCCGCGGAATCGACCGGGGAGAGTTCCAGGAGCTCACCGAGAAGCTCGCCGACGAAACCAGGCACGCGCGCCTGCTCATGGACTTGCTCGATGAGATCGCCGGCGCGAGGACCAGGCTTACCGATCTGCTCTGGCTCCCCGAAGACCAGAAGCTCGCGCGAATACGGGGCAAGTACTCCAGAACCTCCGCCGCGCTCCTGCACGGCGGGACGTTACGGCACTCCGAGGTTTGCCGAACCGACGAGGCGCTCGAGCGCGCCGCAATCGCGCTCACCGAGGGTGGCGGGGGCGCCCTCTATCTCGTCTGCAGCCGGCTCGGCCGTTCGGGGGTGTCGGGAAAGATCGCCCGGGTCTTTCGCGAAATTCTCCGGGACGAAACCGCGCACAAAGACGCCGGAGCCCGCGCGCTGCGGCGGCTCGTCAACAGTCGACGGTCCTTTCAACGGGCGGCGGATATCGTTCGCGCGATCTCGAGCCAGCGTCTACGGATGCGCAACGAGCAGTTCGGCTTTCCCCTGAGCCCTCGCAGGATCGCGGAGCTGGACCGGCGGGCGAGGCAGGCCTGTGAGCTTTGACCGTCCTGGGCGCGCGAGGCCGCCCGCCATCCCTGCGGCTGAGTTTCGCCCGGCGGCCGCCGCCCTGTTGATTTTCCTGATCGTCGCCCCGGTTTCGGCGTCGAGCGAACGGGAGGTCCCGCCCCTCAGGCAGGATGTCAACGATTTCGCCGGGATCATGCCCCAGGCAAGCATCGAGGAGCTGAGCCGGCAGCTCCATGAACAAAAAAAACGCACCGGGCGCACCGTGGTCGTTGTCACCGTGCCGGCGCTCGGCGAGCCGATGGAATCCTTCGCCGCAAAGACCTTCGGCCGCCTGCCGCTTAGCGAGAACGAGCTTGGAAAAACCGCACTGCTCGTCATTGCCTGGAAAGAGCGCAGAACCGGCGTCCACGTCGGCGACGAGCTCCGCCCTCTTTTTCCCGAACCGGCCGCGACCGACAAGATCCACGCCCACGCGAGCCTTTATTTCAACGGTCTCAGACCCGATCTCGGGATCCACTCGGCCGTCAACTACATTTTCCGCATCATCAAGGGAGAGATCAGGGCCGACGCCCTGAGCGAGGAGGAAAAGCTCGAGGACGCCTCGATCAGCGGCGCCGGAGCGGGAGCGATCTTCGCCCTTTTCCTGGCTCCCTACCTGGCCTTCATGGTCGGGGCCTTGTGGGGACTCTACGCCGCCACTTCGGGCATCCAGCGCTTCCCCCGGCTGTTCGTCGGTGCCGTCCTGGGCGGGGGCACGGCGAAGCTTCTGGCCGCGGCAATGACCTTTCTCGGCGCCTACAGCGACGGCCTGTGGTACTTCATCCTGAGCCTGAGCATTCCCCTCGCTCTGTTCGGCTGCCTTACGGAATTCTGGATGTCGGGTGACTGGATGGGCATACCGCGCGAGAAGGACGCGACGCTCAGGCGAAAGCCCACCGAAAAAATGGGAATTTGAAGGCCCGGCGCTCGCCGGGATCTCCAAGCAGGACGCCCGAGATCGCCCCGCCACCCCTCCGGCTATTTCAGCGCCCGACGCAAGGCGCGGATGGCGCTGTCCGCATCCGCGGCGCTGTCGAAGGCCAGGTAAGTCACGGCCCGGCGTCCGAGAGCCGCCGCGGAAAGGCCGCGGAGATTGATCCCGGCATCGGCTATCGCGCGCGCCATTTTCGCCCCCAGGCCCGGCCGATCGGGGCCTTCCACGCGCACGGAATGGAGGCTGTCCGAGGTGCTCAGGCCGGCGTTTTGCGCGGCCGCTTTCTGCTTCGCGCCCTTGATCGGGCACAGAAACACGACTCCGGTGCCGGGCTTGTCCGGAGCACGGCGTGCGATGATGAACTCCAGGCTTGCCCCGGCGTCTGCCAGGGCCGTCAACTTGTCAGCCAGGCCGCCGGGTCGATCCTCCACTTCTCCGGCCCAAACGCTCACTTTGCTGATCGTATATGCCATGGTCGCACCTCCTTCTCGGAATCGGTCTCGCTACTCAGACACAACCACCAGCATTCGCCTCGAAGCGTCGGCCCGGGATCGGCACGCGTGTTCGCCCGCGTCCGACTCTCATCGCGCGAGCCCGCGGAAGCTGACCGGCTCATAACACCGGACCGGCAAAAGTTCAAGCAAGCGGCAAAACCCTCTTGACTGAGCCCGCTCAAGTGCTAGGAGGTAAACAGGATTATCTCCCCTGCGGCAAGTCCGGGCACCCATGGAGGTGTTATGCTGGCCAGAGATATCATGACCAAACGCGTGATTGCCGTAAAACCCCTGACCCCCGTCAAAAATCTCGCCAAAACGCTGAGCGAGCACCGCATCGGCGGAGTCCCGGTCGTCGACCGCAACGGCAAAGTCGTAGGCGTCGTATCCGACCGCGACCTGGCGGCCAGGAAGGGAAAGCAGGTGAAGTCGATCATGAGCAGGCGTGTGATCGGCGTTGCAGAGGACACTCCCGTCGAGCAAATCGCCGCCCTCATGGCCACCCGCCACCTCAAGCGCCTTCCGGTGCTGCGCGGACAAAAGCTGGCGGGGATCGTCAGCCGCGAGGACGTCATCCGGGCCGTCGCTCTCGGCGACAATTTCTCGATCCGAACCCCGATCTACGACCTCTGACGGTCGGGGCGGGATTTTCTCTCCCCCGGCCGGCCCGCGAGACCCCCAGCCGTTTGGCGGTCCTTCCCCGGCCGTTGCCTTCGCCGGTCCGGGCGTCGCCTTGACGCACCGGGCCTTTTTGTCATAGCGTCGGCGCTAAAGCGTCCCAGCCGCCGGGAACCGACATGCAAACCGACCGCTACGACTATTCGCCCATCATACGCCGCGAGCCGTTTCAGTGGCCGAATCGGGCCAGGATCGCTTTGGTGGTGGCGCCGAACATCGAGTTCTTCCATATCGACAAGGTCATCCCCGGGGCGGCAACCGCCCGGCTGCCGGACGTCACGGGATATGCCCTGAGGGACTACGGGTCGCGGATCGGTGTGTTTCGCATGATGGAAGTCCTCGACAAGCACGGGATCCGGGCGACGGTTCTTCTCAACTCCGACGTCTGCGCGCATCACCCCGCGATCATCGAAGAAGGCAACAAACGCGGTTGGGAATGGCTGGGCCACGGCGTCACCAACAACATACGCATGAACCAGTATCCGGCCGAAGAAGAGCGCGCCGTTATCCGCCAGGTCCGCGAAACTATCGCGGCGGCGACCGGAAAGGCGCCTCGCGGGTGGCTCGGCCCCGGAGGCGGCGATGAGAGTCCGGACACGCTGGACCACCTCGCCGCTGAAGGCTTCGATTACGTTTGCGACTGGGGCTGCGACGATCAGCCGGTCGCCTTGCGGGTCAAGTCGGGCCGCATGATCGGGATTCCGTATCAACAGGGACTCAACGACATCCGCGTCATGTTCCAAGGAGGCCACACGCCTGCGGAATGGCTGCAGATGGTCCGTGACCA from Candidatus Zixiibacteriota bacterium encodes:
- a CDS encoding CBS domain-containing protein, with the translated sequence MLARDIMTKRVIAVKPLTPVKNLAKTLSEHRIGGVPVVDRNGKVVGVVSDRDLAARKGKQVKSIMSRRVIGVAEDTPVEQIAALMATRHLKRLPVLRGQKLAGIVSREDVIRAVALGDNFSIRTPIYDL
- a CDS encoding 3-hydroxybutyryl-CoA dehydratase; this encodes MEPLIAVDLKRLVDNVKSAGQSRRVIWQDSETIAFLSRGRKERRDFHVDPSDEVTLQLSGIQRLVYLSAEGRQETATIEAGQMLLCPAGVPHSPRVEGDSWFIVFERKRKPGERDSFIWFCDRCGNKIYEVAVEVGDYRLDPVSTVHRTFYGDERLRTCGSCGYVVPVPPA
- a CDS encoding isochorismatase family protein; this encodes MPERVWDRFLTEQDKASLQSREPKRIGFGNRPALLLIDLYRWVFGDKPEPLLEAIKTWPGSCGLAGWNALPHIQRVLAKAREVGIPIIHITGLDGVGIEGWSFRREAKRSNMTPEQLDRIRRKFDIVDEVKPLPGETVLRKVSPSAFWGTPLVGHLRFLDVDTIITVGESTSGCVRASVVDGTTHRFRMIVVEEGVFDRHEACHAINLFDMNQKYADVVSEQEVLDYLDGWRAERNRRGADGENPLDLLRELTTGEQLKI
- a CDS encoding polysaccharide deacetylase family protein, encoding MQTDRYDYSPIIRREPFQWPNRARIALVVAPNIEFFHIDKVIPGAATARLPDVTGYALRDYGSRIGVFRMMEVLDKHGIRATVLLNSDVCAHHPAIIEEGNKRGWEWLGHGVTNNIRMNQYPAEEERAVIRQVRETIAAATGKAPRGWLGPGGGDESPDTLDHLAAEGFDYVCDWGCDDQPVALRVKSGRMIGIPYQQGLNDIRVMFQGGHTPAEWLQMVRDQFDTLYAEGATRPRVMTIPLHPFVIGLAFRIKYLDEALAYICAHRDVWKATGSEIADWFYAHYYQPSEGRRR
- a CDS encoding MFS transporter: MNFSAIVLYALAAICQTSGSSGAAMLAPFFMKEHGYPLALVGIPLVANGVGRVCSDLLSGFMASYFSSGALLVASMALALLTSALGYFFLDLMPVFLGAWTVFGLTEAMFALSLRKIGFDLAPAERQGRVQGQLAAALGIGFTMGPLLGGFVGNRLGPDALFLLYGTPQMLGLALVLAAGAHRYRKASRPSAAPLWQEGLGLLKSPPFIASCLAIFQCFLFLVGVTRVAFPFLALNHRGIGLEAIGAMVSISRLTDTLGRYTGGWLSDRIQAARVILMGISLGIPALALQAYGESYLALLSPLALLTLGFGFTNVGSTTLALQVAPAGAKGLGLGLSRAATSAGQMLGPLLCGWLIERAGYERGFQWMALITAFVLFASWRGLRAAGHGEPVP
- a CDS encoding ACT domain-containing protein yields the protein MAYTISKVSVWAGEVEDRPGGLADKLTALADAGASLEFIIARRAPDKPGTGVVFLCPIKGAKQKAAAQNAGLSTSDSLHSVRVEGPDRPGLGAKMARAIADAGINLRGLSAAALGRRAVTYLAFDSAADADSAIRALRRALK
- a CDS encoding TPM domain-containing protein, whose protein sequence is MSFDRPGRARPPAIPAAEFRPAAAALLIFLIVAPVSASSEREVPPLRQDVNDFAGIMPQASIEELSRQLHEQKKRTGRTVVVVTVPALGEPMESFAAKTFGRLPLSENELGKTALLVIAWKERRTGVHVGDELRPLFPEPAATDKIHAHASLYFNGLRPDLGIHSAVNYIFRIIKGEIRADALSEEEKLEDASISGAGAGAIFALFLAPYLAFMVGALWGLYAATSGIQRFPRLFVGAVLGGGTAKLLAAAMTFLGAYSDGLWYFILSLSIPLALFGCLTEFWMSGDWMGIPREKDATLRRKPTEKMGI
- a CDS encoding peptidyl-alpha-hydroxyglycine alpha-amidating lyase family protein, with the translated sequence MSVVLGSGEFRYEVVEGWGKLPDGWSFREVAAVGVDGKDRVYVFTRGAHPVIVFDREGNFLTSWGEGVFKRAHGLTMGPDDTVFLTDDGDHTVRKWTLDGKILLTLGVPGRPAPYQSGEPFNRCTHVAFSPQGDIYVSDGYGNSRVHKYSPDGKWLLSWGEPGCDPGQFNIVHNICTDRDGWVYVADRENHRIQVFDGNGRYETQWNNMHRPCALYMDTTKPDPICYVGELGPGMGVNKDCPNLGNRIDIYDKRGRRLARLGDIRGGEAPGQFIAPHGLALDSRGDLYVGEVSWTIVGQRLDPPRELRSLQKLRKLER